Genomic window (Drosophila ananassae strain 14024-0371.13 chromosome 3L, ASM1763931v2, whole genome shotgun sequence):
GGAGCTCCTgcagcttgtgccagtgcTGCTGGGAGTCTACTTTGAAGGGGGAGGAGTTGTCAGAGGCTAAGCCAGTCTGTTTTTGTAAGGATCTCTCAAGTAGATTTGCCGATCCCTGCCGTCGAGGCCGTTCGAAGGATTCCCTTTTCTTCTGCTCCAGTTGGAGCCTCTCCTGGAAGCGAGCCAGGTGCGCCTCTGCTGGATTGGGACGCTGTCTTCTTGAggcgttgttgttgttgttgccccTCCTCTGTTGCCTAAAGGGGTTGAGGTTGCTGCGCTGCTCCATGGGATGCTGCCGTTGGTGGTGTGGTCTTCGGTCCCGATTTGTTTGggcattttgttgttgcctTGTCCAGTGGTAGCGCGGGTCCTTGTTGGGCCGTTGTTTAATAGAAGGCTGGGGGGTAGGAGTAATTTCATTACTCTGCAGGATACTCCAATAGTTGTTATTTCCAGGCTGGTGTCGTTTCTGAGAGGGACCTATATCCTTCTTCAGCGGGCGGTGACTCCGCTGGCGTTCAGGCGGAGCAACCGGGCGGACGGTATCCTTTGCCAATCTTCTCTTCGCCTCCTGGAACACCCTACATCCCTTATAGGCACTTACGTGCCGACCTCCACAGTTGCAGCAGCGGGGGggtatattttttggttttctgcATGCTGTAGTGGGGTGTTGCCCTGCACATTTCATACATACAAACGACCTTCTGCAGTGGCTCTTTATATGCCCATACTTTTGACATCTATGGCACTGGGCCAAAGCAAAAGGCATAGTTTGGCGGACGGAAGGGCAAGGACATTAACGGGGGCGGGGGCTTGTGAAAGGGGACAAAGGGGAGGGGCAGCGCTGAGGGTGTCTTATTATTgttcttgttgctgttgctgttattGCCGTTTGGTATAGCCCCATCCCTGACCCCATTGCTCTTTCCCCTACTGGCCTCGGCTCTAACTCCCTCCCGTTCCATATAAAGCCGTTGGGCAAAAAGACTCTTAAAAACTGGAGTCTTTTTTGGGATGTGCAGGGAGGGGGATACATTAGGGGGGGTAGTGTGAACCGTTGCCTTGACTTTCATGGTTACCGGGCCCGTATCCAGGGAGGATGAATCACCTGGCTCTTGCTGCAGGATGTGGCTGTAGGTGGGTTTAGGCGCTGTAAGTAGCGGCGTTTGAGCCACTACATGGGATGCATCGGGGGGAGGGGGATTTGACTCTTGTTCTTTTAACTGCGAGAAAAAATTCCTCAGCAGCTCAACTGATTGGATTTTTACCGGGGATTGGTTGGGACAAGTTTGAATCAAACTTTGGTTGCAACAGGTTTGAGCCGGCTGATCAGACTCAGTTGCAACCAGCGACTTGTCCCGATTTACTCGTTTGTTCTGCCCAGCTGTAGAGTTCGGTGATGAAGATAATAGTcgctttttattattgtttatgtttatggcAACAGGTTTGGCATGATTATACTTTGACACGTACTCAGTACTTTCACCCTATCATCCGGTGTTTTTATCAGTGCACTTACCCTTTGAGATCTCAGTCGGGCTTGTCTATATATTTTGATAACGATATTATCGCCGAACATGAtacatttgtttatttctgtTATAACATTTTAGCTGGCTCATTGAAACAATACAAACACACACGCACGTTCCTTTTATCGTATTTAGTTAGCTCCCATTtcgaatttgtatttttagcTGTATCATGATGGAAGTGTCAAATGTATGTAATTCGGGGCCGTCATAATTGAGTGGGAGTTTATCTATATTATTATGGAGGTTTTTTTTGTGAGGTAAGCACACCTATATAGACTTTAAACTTCCAGCAATTGTCGagtattcaaaataaaaattacatgttttgaatttaaaaatattctttttattaattcctctcgatatattgtatataaaaAGTTGGTTTACAGCTGAAGTATCATTTTTTAAGATTATGTAAATTAAACTAAAGTATAACCAAAAATGCAacttctttgttttgtttgtcctttttttgtcACGGGTTTCTTTCGTTTACAATCGCACTGAATTTATGATAATATCACATTTACacatattaaattaaattagaaaGTTTAGTCAAAACAAAGTTAGGGGAGCAGACCAGGGAAGGCTCACAGCTAAACCCTGGTCCTCTCCCCATCAAAAAAAGCAATACTATACTTATTTATAAGGCAGTTGTGGTATCGATTTTCAACTTGGAATTTCGACTCGTCCTGTATATGCTGCTTGCTTGCACACTCGTATCCTTAATGCTACTCATTTTAATATTAGGATAGTGTATGTATAGGGTATATCTTATTCGTATTGTTTATCTGCTCAGATCTGGTAAAACAGCCCTGCTATTTGTCCAATAGATGGCTCCAGTGTGCACAATTGGCAAGTGTCCATGAATAAATCAGCCAAGTGGCAGGTCCTAGACGCCATATCCTTCATCCTGCATCTATAACCGACCCTCACTTGGCTCCTGATTTATTTCTTACTTAATTCTAGTGAAAGGCCGCTCGGTGTCGTCTTTGGGGGGCAATAATGCGCCAGACTGTCACACAGTTGCGCTCTGCTTCATAATAATAACTTTATAGTTCCAATTAGATCTGATAGACACTCTGATTCTACAGAGTTTCACCTCTATTTCTACTTCGATTTGTCCTCTTAAGTTTATTTTACTTTCCTTTTTAGATTAATTAAGTTTTGAGCTTTTGAGAATCGAATTCGAAATAGGAATCTGTCacaatttaaatcaaaaaccTTCCCTACAACTCCTTCGCTTTTACGAAAATGGTATTTTATGGATGCCTTAACTTAAGCCCTTCCCCCGACTCTTAACTGCTCAGTATTGCGGCGTATAATAGTCTGATCAGGAGCAGAACGAGACTGATCTGCAGGGATTGGCTGCCACTTCTCCCCGTCCCATCCTCGTTTTCTTCTTCACTCTCCCCAGATACCAACGAGGCCGTCCAGTGCTCCTCATCCACCTCGTTGGCGTTTCGGACGCACTGCATCCACTTGTGCGACGACGGAAGTGCCTTGGCATGGGCCACGCGCATACGGTCGTCGTTAAACTGCCAGTAGCCGAGATTCTTGAAGAAGTAGGTCTTGCCGTCGGTGTACTGGAAGGCGGCGTCGATATTGTAGCCCACACCCGACCAGATGCTCATGTCCCGGGGATAGTCGAGCTCCACCTGGTTGGTGGCATCGTCCAACCGCCAGTACTGAAAGCCGCTGGTGAGATAAGTCCGATTATTGTGTCCCCACACGAAGGAGGCGTCGATGTGCGAAAGGGTGTCCGGAAGACCCAGACTGGTCAGTGGCTTCGGGTAGCCGGGAGCCAAGTTCACGGAGTTGAACACATAATATTCGCGACCTGAATGAGTTCAAAGGAGTAAGTTACAATTGTTTATGTCCTCATTTATCGACTTACCTATGAAGAACACGATCTGACCCCTCTTATTCTCGTAGACCGCATCCACCTTGGTGAAGTTCTGCGGCAAAGCAGCCCAGTGCCGTCTGGTTTCCGTGGGATACATGTTGTATAGACCCTTCTGTCCGATGCGCCAAACATACTGCAGAACAGAAAAGTTTTCTGTTGAAACTATAACCCTCAGAACTTGGAGAACTATACTACTTACATGCTTTCGGAAAATGAAGAGCTCCCCGCGAATCAAGGAGATGGCGTCGTAGCTGATCTTGCAGTTGTCCAGCTTGTGCTTCCGTGGCTTGTGGTGatggctgtttctgttgctatTGGTCGTATGAGTCCGGATTGGCCTGggagtggtggtggtggaggtaGTGGTTGTGGTAGTGGGTACTGGGTATCTGTTTCGGTTCCTTTCCCGCTCCCACTTCTCCCGATCCAACCTCTCCCGATCCGACCTCTCTCGGTCTGATCTCTCCCGATCCAACCTCTCCCGATCCGACCTCTCCCGCTCTGACCTTTCCCGCTCGGATCTTTCCCTCTCTGACCTTTCCCGCTCTTGCCTTTCCCGCTCCGCTCTCTCACGCTCCGACCTTTCTTGCTCCCTCCTCTcccgctcctgctgctgctgcttttccCGCTGCTGGCGACGCCACTCCTCCTCCCGCTGCCTGTGCATCCTTCGCTCATACTCCTGGCGAGTCTCCGACTCCCGGTTGGGATAACGCGGTGTCTGGGGATAGTATCTCAGTGATCGCATCGTGGTTGTGGTGGtcgttgttgtggttgttggtCTCGGAGTGGCGTTCGGCCTGTAGGGACCCCAAACCTTCTCCTTGGAGCCGTACAGCTCCTGGATGCCATTGCGATCGTCGTCGGGCAGCTTGCCGTCCACCTCGTTGTTCTGGTACCAGGGGAACATGACCGCATTCTGGTCCGAGGAGTGGCCCAGTCCCAGCGAGTGACCCAGTTCGTGCAGCGCCACGTTCAGAAAATTGGTTCCTGCAACACGAAAAGACATGGAATGCAACATAAATACGCTGACTGGTTAATGGCCAAGACAAGGATACGACTGTCAGGGTTGCGGGTTGGGGTTGGGGTTGGGGTTTTTGTGGTGCTACCAAGTCGCCTTGACGACTTTGTAAGTGGCATAAAAATGGCGACGCTTGCAACATTTTAAAATGGCTGCCAACGTCACGCGTCATGCTGACaattttttattggcattaaaaaccattaaaaatgCCGAAGCACATCGCCATTGTGGCCATGTTTGCGGAGTTTGCGGGGTTCGCTGACGATTTATTGTGCTAAATTACAAAACGCAAGCAAGGGGCATGAGGCATGAGGCAGGATTCGAGCTGCAGGCTGCAGGCTATAGGCGACGCGTCGCCAGTCATGGTCCCTACTTTCACCTCATCCTCGTTCGCTACGGTTCATGGTTGGGGCTTCCTTCCTGCCTCATGCCCCACCGCAGCGTTTGCTGCCTTTATTGATTTTGCTCGCATGTGGTTTTGGGTCTGCACTTGCAGAAATATGAACCaaaccttaaaaaaatatatataaggaTGTAAAGaatatgttttatattttaggaGGATAATGATATGTTCAAGTCagcttataaatattaaagataGAACTATGAGAGGTCCAGAAAGCACTTATTTTCTGTTAGTGTCCTTTAGGACCAAATGGCAGCGGGAAAAAAAACCCGCAGACCAGACTGCATCAACGCGTAACAATATTATTGCAATCTAATGTAATTAATTCATGTCAAAGGCTGAACACAATTCCGCAAGGAGGCCATGGGATATATGGTTAGTTGATGAACtgaaactaaatgaaaatgggGACTCACCGTGGCTATCGTCGGCATTGCCATCAAAATTCCAGGTCTCATCGGCGTCAAAATGGGCATCCCCGCCACGGCCCTCGCCGGGATAGAAGGCGTGGGCCAGCACCTGACCGGGTCCATCGAATTTATAGCCATCGCCGTGCTGGAGCCtggacagaaaaaaaaaagtggggAGATCCTGGATTAGTCCTTCAGCGATTCAGGATCCGGCATAAAAATTACGAGCGAAGCTAAAAGGAAATCATATTCACAGCTTATCTAAGAACAAGCAGCTGCAACATAAACTCTTTGATTCAGGACAACGCACAGGACCTGCTGGCAGTTGGACTTTGTCCTCGGTGACATTCCATCATCGCCATCATCGTTTCGCCTTGGCTTAATACTTGGCTTATTTATCGTTCGCCTGGTTTTAAGTGCAATTTTATGTGCGTTTGGCTGGTATTTCATGTTTATGGCACTGAAgactcacttttttttttttacgatcCACCCCCTGAAAACCTCGTGGAATATCCTTGAAAATTTTACCACTCACCGTGCAAAGAGTATCTGGATGTCCGCCTGGTCGCTGTACACTTCCCGGAACGTCAGCTTCGAGTTGTTTTCCCAAACGGCCAGGGCTCTGCCCACCAACCTTCGGATTTTCTCGGCTTCGGGCATGGTGCGGTTGACCAAACTgcaatgaaaaaatataaaaaaaatcttacaTCAGCATGCTAAGATATTCCACTTTGTAAGCACTCGGGCAACTCTCCCCTTTTGCATAATTTGAGCTCCGGCTGAACTGAAAGTCAGAAACTAAGCGAAAAGTCACCCACATGTAGGCCCTGTATCTGTCTCTTATCGTGCGCTTGGgaatattttgtaaaccgCTAATATGGTGGCCAGTGGTGCGCCAACTTTCGTCCTGCAACACCCGCAACTTTCACTTTGTCATGCCGAAAGTTTCGCCCTATTCTTTGGCTTAAAGACGGAGGCGGAGTCCTTCGGACTTTCGTGGTTTTCACTTAGTTTAGGGTTTTGTACATTTTCCTCCAAAAGTTtgcccaaacacacacaccggATAGTGTCTAGTACCTGGAACACAAGTCGGGTCAAAACCGCAGCAGCGCAGGTTTCGGTTAGAGTTCGGGGgcttatgtatatttttttgggacACTCTGTGCTACATATACTCGCCACTTGCTCGATTTCCGTCAAAAAAGTTTTCCAAGGCACGGGGCCCGGGCTATCTGTGTTCCGTGTTTTcacattttatgcaaattagtTATGTTTCTTTTATGCCGGACccgtctgctgctgctgctgctgatgctgatgcttcTGCTCTTAACTAACgcagcaaaaaaacaaaaaatatacatagaAGGGCCGAAAGTTGATCCTTTTTTGTGGTTTACCTAAAGCCCAATACCCAGGACCTGGCCGTATGCTTTCTCCGCTCTAGCCTCTCTTGCAATTTGCCAAGTCTATGTTTTTTTTCCTAGTTTTTTTCCACTGTTTCCTTTTTTCCCAATTTCTCTGGGGCGTTGCGTGTCGGACTTCAATATGCATTGAGGCATTTAGCCAAGGACCTGCAGCCTGTGATCGTTTCCCATAAATGGCACCGATTGTTTCGCTTTCCAATTACTTTTCTAAGCCATTTAGCCACTGAGATTGCTTATGGCCTAATGGAATTTCTGGTTTCCCTTATAAAAACGGAAATTCGGGACATGATTTCATGGATTCTTTATAATTCTCCTAATGCATTGAACTGCAGCCTGAAGCCTGCTTTCATCTCTCAAATGCAGCTCCACTTTGGCGGAATTGAAAGGCTAAACAGCATCCTGTGAAAACATCCTGGGGCACTCACGTACTGTCAACTGCCGCATGCCACTTGACCTGCAACTTGGACACAGGACATCGGACATTTTACAGACTCCGATTGCGACTTCTGGCTCCAGGCTCACAGGCTACTGCCATCTAGTTCCTGGCCGAGACTCATGGCCCATGAGCTTCTGGCTTctggctcctggctcctggTGGCATCGAAACCGAATCACCGTGTCACAGTTCATTTCCATCGCTTTTTGGGGGACCCGACAAAAACGTGCTCAATTGCAAcgccatttgtttgcccgACTGTTGATCCGTTGGGCCCAGGCCCAGTCCTTTCGGATCCTGTCCGTATGCGGATTCGTTTCTGGATTGGTAGGAAGGAATGGAACTGAAACTGGAGCCCCGTTTGCCGTTTGCTATTTGCGCAGAGCTTGTTGCTTGCCAGAGTAAATTAACTCAAGTTGCAACTGCCCCCTATGCCCCATCCCGGCATCAGGAAACAGTCTAATCCCTTTTGGTTGTTAGGACGGCTTCGTTTACAGGGAGAGAAAAGTGGGGCAAGTCTATCTatgcttttaattttaattcatttttgtatattttaatccgaaatagattttaaatatacttttCTAGACTTGCCTCAAAAGTTACAActtcattatttatttttctcagtgcctcATGTACTGACCCTTGTGTCGTGCTaattttgttgctgttgcgttTGGATTTAAATGCAAACCGCTGCAGTGTATCCGGTCACGTAGCCATTTCCAGTTGCtggagcaacagcaacagcaatagtAACATCAGCAACATGCAACTACAACATGCAGCACCACTGACGGAGTCGGGCTTGACCTCTGTTTGTCTTTGCTCTGTCACTTTGTGTGCCGagcatttaaattattatgaaCCCAGAATGTGCACGAAACCTGCTGTTGTTTCAAGGGGGGTAGGGCCAGTCAGTGTATACCTTAGTATCCCCGGGTTCTGGGCTTCGAAAAGCGGAGTTAGTGCCGCGAGGCAGCCGGCCGGGGGGCTGCCGAAGAGGCCTGCCAGGTGGGCCACCTGTCTGGGGAAACGTGTGCTTTGGCCAATTTGTAGCCATACACGTAAAACAAACTGAACAATTAGCCAAATGGACGGAGCACTCTCTATGGCCTGTGAATAACAAAAGGAAATCATCCGACTGAGCGGTCAGGTTTGTTCTCTGAATGGAAATCTGAATGGAATTAGGGGTTTTCTAAGGCACATATTGCATAGGTCTCTGAAGGACTAAACCCAATGAAAGCCAGGTCCTTACAAAACAGTAATTGCTACCACTTATAATCAGATCATCATAGCTTCAAATAGACTCAGACTATCTCTTTGAAATATTGTTTCCCACATTTAAGACTTGGAATTCCCTtactttcaaaatttaaaatcaaacATATTGATTGCGGCTACAAAAGACTAAACTTGGTTTCTAAGCCTTTGATGTTCCCATCGCCGGCAAGTCCTTGAGCCAACttgcattttcattttctgccAGAGTCGGACATGTTCAATACTCATTTGGTGCAATGTCACCATTACGCCAGCCTGTGACAAGCGAAGGCTTGCCAAGCCGGAATCGCAATATATCAGGTGATCCACACACACCCAGACACACATGCgaattttgattaaaattgcACCAGGGTAGAGGCAGGCGGTTGAGCTACCTGTTATCCTGGCACTTGCCTCGTGCTTCCTGCCCCGATGTCTCCTTACTCCTGCACTTGCATCCTGTCTGTTGGCTGTCGTCTGTCACTGGCAATTGATTGAATTGAGCACATCGAGCCATGAAATGTTTGTCCGCAGGCTAACAACTAAATCACCGTCGGCAGTTTGAAGCTTTGCATGCTCCTCCGGGAAGACGGCACTAAGTCattgcccaaaaaaacaaaaaagtggtggactgggctgggctgggccgGAATGAAGATGCCGTAAGAGAAAACGCCAGAGGCCCAGTTGccggagacggagacggagcTGGAACCACCCACGGGTACTGCAGGCATTGAATTTTGCAATTTCTTCTCAATCGCATAGATTTTTCTTCCCTCCTCGCCAAAAATAGACAGCGCGAAAGAGAGACACAATTTCGTGCACATTTTACTCGAGTTTTCCTGCCATCAACTTCCGGCGAAAGTTTTCGAGCGCggcattttctttttttttttctggtgctttcccccttttttttattttttgcctttGTTGTCAGACAGCTATCGAAAAAGTTTCGCCATGTTTGTGCTGCTGCTAACAAAAtgagtttattttttgcttaatTTCGCACAAATTAAAACCGTCGATGCCGAACTTAGCACAAAGCTTGGGAGCTGGAGAGCTAGAGAGCCGGGAAGTCGGGGGTTCTGGGTGTAAAAAATTGTTCTTTTTCGCAATTTTTCCTTGTCGCGGCAGAAAAGTTTGGGTTTGCGACGAACAACATTTATCCTGTATACGCTATACGCTATAAGCCATACTCCATACTTATATGGGCCATAAAATATCTAATGTATAGAAGAGATTTCGAGTCAATTACATAACTCTACTCTGGGATAAGCGGGAGTGGTCCAGGGCTCAGTTGGACGAAAAGTGCTGTCAGCTGGAAATATCGTAAGAAGTGCAAAGTGCCTGGAGAACATGTCTCATAAGTGTCGGGCTCAAGTTTGTTGGCTTTGGATATTGCGGCGAAATACTTTTACACATGAAATAATTTTctcatattttatatttcttatatttaaaatattgattATAAGCTACAAAATGTAAACCCTAATATTATAACTGAAGTGAAAGCCAGGTAATCAGGATTAACACTGACGAGTTCCTAAagaaacaaacattttccggGAATATCCTTTTACACGGACCGCCGGAGCTTACATATtttactcacacacacacctggTTTTTGGGGTCGAAAATCTCAACCGAAAATCCAGCAGGGTCGGCCGCAAGTCTCATAACCCCCGGTACCATGACATCCCGCCCCAGTACATCGACAAACATAATTATGCCTAACCGTCTGCttaacattaaaaatttaagccTTTGTGATGCGATGTGGCATCTGTGTGGATTTGAGgcagtgagtgtgtgtgtgagtgagtttttggccaaaaagggtTTCTGACATGGGAAATAAATGGACGTAGCAAGGGGGGCCAGACAACTCAATAAAATAGCTTAAAAGCAGGACAAAACCTGGTCTTAAAATAATAGCCCGGCCAGATGGGCCTTGAGCTGGGGAGGACGATTGGGTCAGAGTCGAAATACATTCAAGCAAATGACTTTGCATCTTGTGTTGTCataacaaatttaattaataaataatcgCAATTTAGCCACAAGAGTAATAACGTAAAAAGTACGGTTTGCAATAAATGAATATTTGCCATTATCCGGAGACATTTGACAAGTCTCAAGTGTTTAAAATTGCAAATGTTATTTTCTCATAGAACGCTACTGTAGAAGCATACACATATGGAGGATGCCGGAGGCCCCAAAAGGTAAATATTTGCCACAAGAAGCTGCCCCAAGTATGCAGCCATGCTGCCAACCATGCTTGTCCTTTGGGAGCCCCGGGGGGATGGAACTGATGGAATGGAGCACACAAATCCGTGGTGGGAGTGGTGTACTTCAGAGTGCCAGGGCAAAGCTATTTCAAATATCAGAGGTTACCACCTCCACAGCCCTCAAAATGGCATATacgtttacaaatttattacCAAAAATGATTTTAGCCATTAAGCATTATTAAATTGGCAGGCTGCTGTATTTCGTCCTTAGGCTGTGGCGCTTAAATTTCGTTGATGCtctgtttatattttaaattatctAAAAAGCCACGATTTGCTTGTTCATACACTTTActgaaattatattttagtatTTGCTTAAAGATTATTTAACATTCTAGTTAGTCTTGTGGATACTCTGTCCTGCTATCGCTCACTCAAGGAGGTTGTGATGGATACCATATCGAAATAACATCACACCCAGGTTGAGTGAGTCAAAGCAAGACAAAAAGGCTGCTAACTTTCGTTTCGGATTGGGGTTCACTGTTTTGTAAGGACAAGCAACTTTTGGCACTTCATTTCGGGGTAAGTTTGCCAAGGCTTAGGTGACGATTCAGCTTCTACTTTAACAATAACACTAACACTAACCGTAACAGCAACAGATTCGCAGGACAAAGTGCCCATCCTTTACCGTTCTTTCCCtctctcaaaaaaaaagagatatAAAGTATAAAAAAGGGGCTGAAAAGGGACCACTTTACGCATGACttttggcaaacaaattgcatgttttatacatttttcgATTTGTAAGTCCTGGCTTGGCACTCTGGTTCTGGGGTCCTGGGTCCAGAGTCCTGAGTCCTGAATCTGGACCCAGACAAGGGCTTACTCCCTAATTGAGTGGCAGTCGCATGTTTTATTTATGATCCCGAGACCAtgatggaaaaaaataaataaaaagcacaAAATCGGACCCCGATACCCAAAGACTGCTCCAAATTAAGAATCCACACTAATTTGACACTTGATtgaattgaaatttttaaatgtttcGTCGTGCCACGTCCAGTCCGAATGGAAGGATGTCAATGGGCGGAATCCTGTAAAGCCGGACGATTTGCAAGTGTTATACAATGGCACGCAATGGCGGAAAAGTGCTGGAATAGTGTCTCCTTGGTCAGAGTGTGTGTATATTCCTCACAATAAGTATACGcaataaatcataaaataaaTCGCTTACATTCATCGCTGTCAGTGCACAATGCTCCCATTCAGTATACTTCAGTTCGAGCCATTCCTGTTCCgattctatatttttttttttcaacagcaggagcaggagcaggagcagcagcaactacGAAGGATACGTCTAACAAGCTGTCACAAAAACCCGCACACAGAAGCGGAAGGAGAAATCTATACAAAACCATTTGACAAGCAAAGGCGCACCGCATCGTGGCAAAGTAAGCAGTCAGAGAAGCCCGGGTGCCAAATGATGCGCAACGTTATCTAAACTTCGACAAATGTGGGAGGTGGTGAGcgtgcactgagagaaaatgcGACAAAATTAAGGGTCTATTCTGTTTTTGAAAGAGAATATTTAAGGACTTTGTCAGAGTCTGTAGAAGTATAGCACCAATCTAAACTCTTCttcgaaataatttttaagcaTCTCTTATGTTTATTTAAGTAATTTCCATTCCaagaaataaatttatttataatatttattctttATGTGCATTCAACTGACGAGGGGACCCATCAGCAGGTAAAAGGATCGAACCAGAAGGAATGAAGCGGTGCGCGCTTGTCACACGCTTTtcaatcaaattcaaatttactCGGCACACAGACACAACcaaacacacccacacacacttacacacacTATAGTACTGTAAATTCAACTGTGAAAATTTAACACATTACCAAGCGAAGAAAGGGGGGAAACCTGTTGGGAGGAAAGTGGAAGGAAAATCGTGGGCAAAGTGTAGCATACAAATTGGGGCCACCAGcaggagtgggagtgggagtgcgAGTATCTTGCGGATATGCGGCGG
Coding sequences:
- the LOC6494352 gene encoding matrix metalloproteinase-2 isoform X2, translated to MKASHEKKKHTHKKCIRLLVVVPRWKTKRMLMSATDCLDGCSTKAGLVNRTMPEAEKIRRLVGRALAVWENNSKLTFREVYSDQADIQILFARLQHGDGYKFDGPGQVLAHAFYPGEGRGGDAHFDADETWNFDGNADDSHGTNFLNVALHELGHSLGLGHSSDQNAVMFPWYQNNEVDGKLPDDDRNGIQELYGSKEKVWGPYRPNATPRPTTTTTTTTTTMRSLRYYPQTPRYPNRESETRQEYERRMHRQREEEWRRQQREKQQQQERERREQERSERERAERERQERERSERERSERERSERERSDRERLDRERSDRERSDRERLDREKWERERNRNRYPVPTTTTTTSTTTTPRPIRTHTTNSNRNSHHHKPRKHKLDNCKISYDAISLIRGELFIFRKHYVWRIGQKGLYNMYPTETRRHWAALPQNFTKVDAVYENKRGQIVFFIGREYYVFNSVNLAPGYPKPLTSLGLPDTLSHIDASFVWGHNNRTYLTSGFQYWRLDDATNQVELDYPRDMSIWSGVGYNIDAAFQYTDGKTYFFKNLGYWQFNDDRMRVAHAKALPSSHKWMQCVRNANEVDEEHWTASLVSGESEEENEDGTGRSGSQSLQISLVLLLIRLLYAAILSS
- the LOC6494352 gene encoding matrix metalloproteinase-2 isoform X1, whose amino-acid sequence is MCSTCVGRLALLATLLALVNLAAGIQDLPDLLYHKNQYNDDYKQVTLEQHDMLAGRSGKPSKISEDVMYNYLMQFDYLPKSDLETGALRSEKQLIDAIRSLQTFGNIPVTGKIDSATARLIQQPRCGVGDKRSAYDFSPDNLDHDIGYSIRVRRYVLQGPKWSKTDLTWSLVNRTMPEAEKIRRLVGRALAVWENNSKLTFREVYSDQADIQILFARLQHGDGYKFDGPGQVLAHAFYPGEGRGGDAHFDADETWNFDGNADDSHGTNFLNVALHELGHSLGLGHSSDQNAVMFPWYQNNEVDGKLPDDDRNGIQELYGSKEKVWGPYRPNATPRPTTTTTTTTTTMRSLRYYPQTPRYPNRESETRQEYERRMHRQREEEWRRQQREKQQQQERERREQERSERERAERERQERERSERERSERERSERERSDRERLDRERSDRERSDRERLDREKWERERNRNRYPVPTTTTTTSTTTTPRPIRTHTTNSNRNSHHHKPRKHKLDNCKISYDAISLIRGELFIFRKHYVWRIGQKGLYNMYPTETRRHWAALPQNFTKVDAVYENKRGQIVFFIGREYYVFNSVNLAPGYPKPLTSLGLPDTLSHIDASFVWGHNNRTYLTSGFQYWRLDDATNQVELDYPRDMSIWSGVGYNIDAAFQYTDGKTYFFKNLGYWQFNDDRMRVAHAKALPSSHKWMQCVRNANEVDEEHWTASLVSGESEEENEDGTGRSGSQSLQISLVLLLIRLLYAAILSS